The following are encoded in a window of Pseudostreptobacillus hongkongensis genomic DNA:
- the thiI gene encoding tRNA uracil 4-sulfurtransferase ThiI: MIELNKINAIGLGYGELALKGKNRGVFESNIKQRIMNKIKNYDADLINDMSKLYVYTNDTNIEGLISDLKKVFGINNMNFSVRVNTNEKEIKEKILEIANDLYLKGCRTFKVEVNRGNKKFEKNSMDFAKELGAHILINSEFTKVSMKDYDVLISLDIRENTYIYTEKISSYGGLPLGSAGNGLSLISGGIDSPVASFLMAKRGLKLDFVTFHSFPFTSEQALIKIEELVTILKEYNLKSKFYTLNILKIQQAINQETNKAYATILTRRAMMRLAQKIAKENNLSALVTGESLGQVASQTLEGLNCTNECVKDMVVFRPLIGMDKIEIIELAREIGTYEKSIEPHEDSCSMFAPRHPNTKPTIEKVLEEEAKIENYDEILDEIYKEKKTIIVK, translated from the coding sequence ATGATAGAGTTAAATAAGATAAATGCGATAGGATTAGGTTATGGTGAACTTGCTTTAAAGGGTAAAAATAGAGGAGTTTTTGAATCTAATATTAAGCAAAGAATAATGAATAAAATTAAAAACTATGATGCAGATCTTATAAATGATATGTCTAAACTTTATGTTTATACTAATGATACTAACATTGAAGGATTAATAAGTGATTTAAAAAAAGTTTTTGGTATTAATAATATGAATTTTTCTGTTAGAGTAAATACTAATGAAAAAGAAATTAAAGAAAAAATTCTTGAAATAGCAAATGATTTATACTTAAAAGGGTGTAGAACTTTTAAAGTTGAAGTTAATAGAGGTAATAAAAAATTTGAAAAGAACTCTATGGATTTTGCAAAAGAATTAGGAGCACATATATTAATTAATTCAGAATTTACAAAAGTATCTATGAAAGATTATGATGTTTTAATAAGTTTAGATATTAGAGAAAATACATATATATATACTGAAAAAATTAGTAGTTATGGAGGATTACCTTTAGGATCTGCAGGTAATGGACTTTCTTTAATATCTGGAGGGATAGATTCTCCAGTTGCATCATTTTTAATGGCAAAGCGTGGACTTAAACTTGATTTTGTAACTTTCCATTCTTTTCCTTTTACATCAGAACAGGCTTTAATTAAAATTGAAGAATTAGTTACTATATTAAAGGAATATAATTTAAAATCTAAATTTTATACTTTAAATATTTTAAAAATACAGCAAGCAATTAATCAAGAAACTAATAAAGCGTACGCTACTATACTTACAAGACGTGCTATGATGAGACTTGCACAAAAAATTGCAAAAGAAAATAATCTATCTGCCCTTGTAACTGGGGAAAGTTTAGGTCAAGTTGCATCTCAAACATTAGAAGGATTGAATTGTACTAATGAATGTGTAAAAGATATGGTTGTATTTAGACCTTTAATAGGTATGGATAAAATAGAAATAATAGAACTTGCTCGTGAAATAGGGACTTATGAAAAGTCTATAGAACCACATGAAGATTCATGTAGTATGTTTGCACCTCGTCATCCTAATACTAAACCTACAATAGAAAAAGTATTAGAAGAAGAGGCTAAAATAGAAAACTATGATGAAATATTAGATGAAATATATAAAGAAAAGAAAACAATAATAGTTAAATAG
- the tgt gene encoding tRNA guanosine(34) transglycosylase Tgt, whose amino-acid sequence MEKPIKYTKQYSDGNARAGVIETPHGIIHTPIFMPVGTQATVKTMTPEELNEMGAEIILGNTYHLYLRPGDELIAKFGHLQKFMNWNKPMLTDSGGFQIFSLGALRKIKEEGAYFRSHLDGSKHFISPEKSIEIQNNLGSDIMMVLDECPPGLSSREYLIPSIERTTRWAKRCIEANKNPEKQGLFAIVQGGIYEDLRDKSYTELFEMDDNFSGYAIGGLAVGEPREDMYRILAYTTPKLPENKPRYLMGVGEPLDMLEAIEHGVDMMDCVHPSRIGRHGTVFTKYGRLVIKNKEYEYDDRPLDVADNYVCRNYTRAYIRHLFKADEVLGQRLATYHNLWFLLNLMREAREAIIQGRFKEFKEEFIANYTQGKNSDWIKAKKIGE is encoded by the coding sequence ATGGAAAAACCTATTAAATATACAAAACAATATAGTGATGGTAATGCAAGAGCAGGTGTTATAGAAACACCTCACGGTATAATACATACACCTATATTTATGCCAGTGGGAACACAGGCTACAGTTAAAACTATGACACCTGAAGAATTAAATGAAATGGGAGCTGAAATTATACTTGGTAATACATATCATTTATACTTAAGACCAGGAGATGAATTAATAGCTAAATTTGGTCATTTACAAAAATTTATGAATTGGAATAAGCCTATGCTTACAGACAGTGGAGGATTTCAAATATTTTCTTTAGGAGCTTTAAGAAAGATAAAAGAAGAAGGTGCATATTTTAGATCACACTTAGATGGGTCTAAACACTTTATATCTCCTGAAAAATCAATAGAAATACAAAATAATTTAGGTTCAGATATTATGATGGTATTAGATGAATGCCCACCAGGACTTTCAAGTAGAGAATATCTAATACCTTCTATAGAAAGAACAACACGTTGGGCTAAAAGATGTATAGAGGCGAATAAAAATCCAGAAAAACAAGGGTTATTTGCTATAGTTCAAGGTGGAATTTATGAAGATTTAAGAGATAAATCATATACTGAATTATTTGAAATGGATGATAATTTTTCAGGATATGCTATAGGAGGACTTGCAGTTGGTGAGCCTCGTGAAGATATGTATAGAATATTAGCATATACTACACCTAAATTACCTGAAAATAAGCCGAGATATCTAATGGGAGTAGGAGAACCACTTGATATGCTTGAAGCAATAGAACATGGTGTTGATATGATGGATTGTGTTCATCCTTCAAGAATTGGGAGACATGGTACGGTATTTACAAAATATGGAAGACTTGTAATAAAAAATAAGGAATATGAATATGATGATAGACCTTTAGATGTTGCGGATAATTACGTTTGTAGAAACTATACAAGAGCATATATAAGACATTTATTTAAAGCAGATGAAGTTTTAGGTCAAAGACTTGCAACTTATCATAATTTATGGTTTTTATTAAATCTTATGCGTGAGGCACGTGAAGCTATAATACAAGGAAGATTTAAAGAATTTAAAGAAGAATTTATAGCTAATTATACTCAAGGTAAAAATTCAGACTGGATTAAAGCTAAAAAGATAGGTGAATAA